One part of the Enterococcus sp. DIV1094 genome encodes these proteins:
- the pflA gene encoding pyruvate formate-lyase-activating protein — MEEQTIGYVHSIETFGSVDGPGVRFVVFMQGCRMRCEFCHNPDTWNIGGGKEYTAEAILDQAERYRSYWGKQGGITISGGEPLLQIDFLIELFQKAQERGIHTTIDTCGKPFSYDEPFFSRFEELMNYTDLLLFDIKHIDNEAHKKLTHWGNENILEMAQYLSDIKKPVWIRHVLVPERSDYDEYLIRLDAFIKTLENVDRVEILPYHTMGRYKWETLGLAYPLEGIEPPTKERVENAKRLLHIEDYTKYLTR; from the coding sequence ATGGAAGAACAAACAATAGGCTATGTCCATTCGATTGAAACATTTGGGTCTGTAGATGGACCAGGCGTTCGCTTTGTCGTCTTCATGCAAGGTTGTCGGATGCGTTGTGAATTTTGCCATAATCCAGACACTTGGAATATCGGTGGAGGAAAAGAATATACCGCAGAGGCGATTTTAGATCAAGCAGAGCGCTATCGTTCTTATTGGGGCAAGCAAGGAGGGATCACGATCAGTGGTGGTGAACCTTTATTGCAGATCGATTTCCTGATCGAATTATTCCAAAAAGCGCAAGAACGTGGCATCCATACAACGATCGATACGTGTGGGAAACCATTTTCGTATGATGAGCCTTTCTTTTCTCGTTTTGAAGAGTTGATGAACTATACGGACTTACTGTTATTTGACATCAAACATATTGATAATGAAGCACACAAGAAATTGACTCACTGGGGCAATGAAAATATTCTGGAGATGGCTCAGTATCTTTCAGATATCAAAAAACCAGTCTGGATCCGTCATGTCTTAGTCCCTGAACGTAGTGACTATGATGAATATTTGATTCGCCTAGATGCGTTCATCAAAACACTTGAGAATGTCGATCGAGTGGAAATCCTTCCTTATCATACAATGGGTAGATACAAATGGGAGACTCTTGGTTTGGCGTATCCACTTGAAGGGATCGAACCGCCGACAAAAGAGCGAGTTGAAAATGCGAAACGTCTTCTTCATATAGAAGATTACACAAAATATTTAACTAGATAG
- a CDS encoding manganese-dependent inorganic pyrophosphatase yields the protein MSKVLVFGHQNPDTDAIGAAIAFSYLQNQLGVNAEPVALGTPSEETQFALDYFKLDAPRVISSIKEEQADVMLVDHNEFQQSVADIAEATILAVVDHHRIANFETANPLYYRAEPVGCTSTIVLKLFKENQIEIPKEIAGIMLSAIISDTLLFKSPTSTEEDQLAAKELVEISGVDLEAYGLEMLKAGTNLSDKAAEVLLDLDAKSFPMASSSVRIAQVNTVDLNEVMDRQAELEAAMNAEIAENGYDLFVLVVTDILNSNSELLIAGERKAEVEQAFNVKLENNRAFLQGVVSRKKQVVPQLTEVFN from the coding sequence ATGTCAAAAGTTTTAGTTTTTGGTCATCAAAATCCTGATACAGATGCAATTGGAGCAGCGATTGCATTTTCATATTTGCAAAATCAATTAGGAGTAAATGCGGAGCCTGTTGCTTTAGGCACACCAAGTGAAGAAACACAATTTGCACTAGATTACTTCAAATTAGATGCACCACGTGTGATCTCATCAATCAAAGAAGAACAAGCAGATGTGATGCTAGTGGATCATAATGAATTCCAACAAAGTGTAGCTGACATTGCGGAAGCAACGATCTTAGCAGTAGTTGACCACCATCGTATCGCAAACTTTGAAACAGCAAATCCATTGTACTATCGTGCTGAACCAGTTGGTTGCACAAGTACTATTGTTTTAAAACTATTCAAAGAAAACCAAATTGAGATCCCTAAAGAAATCGCTGGAATCATGTTATCTGCGATCATTTCAGATACTTTATTGTTCAAATCACCAACATCAACAGAAGAAGATCAGTTGGCTGCAAAAGAACTAGTTGAGATCTCGGGTGTAGATTTAGAAGCATACGGCTTGGAGATGCTAAAAGCAGGGACAAACCTTAGCGATAAAGCAGCCGAAGTATTACTTGACCTAGATGCAAAAAGTTTCCCAATGGCGAGCTCAAGCGTGCGCATCGCTCAAGTCAATACAGTTGATTTAAACGAAGTGATGGACCGTCAAGCAGAGCTTGAAGCAGCGATGAACGCTGAGATTGCTGAAAACGGTTATGATCTTTTCGTCCTTGTAGTAACGGACATCTTGAACAGCAATTCAGAATTATTGATTGCCGGTGAAAGAAAAGCAGAAGTTGAACAAGCATTTAATGTGAAGTTAGAAAACAATCGCGCATTTTTACAAGGGGTCGTTTCACGTAAAAAACAAGTGGTCCCTCAATTGACAGAAGTTTTCAATTAA
- a CDS encoding DUF1803 domain-containing protein, which produces MQYFHSQDDRRKLIAQPLFQPMIDYLISQGTQDIILRQLKKEFPQKKMEHFLDQMIDNGLIIRENRRYRCAFPVYDQKDFREEIAQLTQELMQELLKQPESQRALFLAEEIWHFCRETETDYFYATAFSVPTIERLEAGNENYRFVTLQQENEVSLPTYFHLQKQQTTLPEEFQALGQLIGDVNEAYFFDQVEVIIERVCENKYKKRRESIFLDALLLANVLAHNEQYHLLLPVVDNKKDSLLEERLLAQTSVERAFIKEQALVALMKELEVKSYSYIKKMI; this is translated from the coding sequence ATGCAATATTTTCATTCTCAAGATGATCGGCGGAAACTGATCGCACAGCCACTATTTCAACCAATGATCGACTATCTGATCAGTCAAGGCACACAAGATATCATCTTGCGACAACTAAAAAAAGAATTTCCCCAGAAAAAAATGGAACATTTTCTTGACCAAATGATCGACAACGGCTTGATCATTCGAGAGAATCGGCGTTATCGCTGTGCCTTTCCAGTGTATGATCAAAAAGATTTTCGAGAGGAAATCGCTCAGTTAACCCAAGAATTGATGCAAGAATTGCTGAAGCAGCCAGAAAGTCAAAGAGCGCTCTTTTTGGCAGAAGAGATCTGGCATTTCTGTCGTGAGACTGAAACAGATTATTTTTATGCGACCGCCTTTTCAGTTCCAACGATCGAACGATTAGAAGCAGGCAATGAAAATTACCGATTTGTAACGCTCCAACAAGAGAACGAAGTTTCTTTGCCAACTTATTTCCATCTTCAAAAACAGCAGACGACATTACCTGAAGAGTTCCAGGCGTTGGGGCAGTTGATCGGCGATGTGAACGAAGCATATTTTTTTGATCAAGTAGAAGTGATCATCGAACGGGTTTGTGAAAACAAATACAAAAAACGCCGTGAGTCGATTTTTTTAGATGCGTTATTATTAGCAAATGTCTTGGCTCACAATGAGCAGTATCACTTACTGCTGCCTGTAGTCGATAATAAGAAAGATTCATTGTTGGAAGAGCGACTATTGGCTCAAACGAGTGTGGAACGTGCCTTTATCAAAGAACAAGCGTTGGTTGCGCTGATGAAGGAGCTAGAGGTAAAATCTTATTCTTACATCAAAAAAATGATTTAA
- a CDS encoding DUF2179 domain-containing protein: MFDPKMLAMIFFINFAYITLNTLRFMLTMKGYRYIAPLVSMVEIIIYIVGLSLVLDRLDNPLNLFVYALGYAVGISVGIAIEDKLALGYIMVTTILPANTSEDKNLPIILRENGFGVTQTSATGLEGERLVLEILSPRKSERELYRLIKEVEERAFIISYEPKYISGGFWTKKVRKRRSNVK; this comes from the coding sequence ATGTTCGATCCAAAAATGTTAGCGATGATCTTTTTCATCAATTTCGCTTACATCACATTAAATACATTACGCTTTATGCTGACCATGAAAGGCTATCGTTATATCGCGCCTTTAGTTAGTATGGTTGAGATCATTATTTACATCGTTGGTTTGTCGCTGGTCTTAGACCGCTTAGATAACCCTTTGAACTTATTCGTTTACGCACTAGGTTATGCTGTGGGTATCAGTGTCGGGATCGCCATCGAAGATAAATTAGCACTAGGCTATATCATGGTAACAACGATCTTGCCAGCGAATACGTCTGAAGATAAGAACTTACCGATCATTCTTAGAGAAAATGGCTTTGGTGTGACACAAACTTCTGCGACAGGACTTGAAGGTGAGCGTTTAGTATTAGAGATTCTTTCTCCACGTAAAAGTGAGCGCGAACTTTACCGATTGATCAAAGAAGTGGAAGAGCGGGCTTTTATTATCTCTTATGAACCAAAATATATTTCTGGTGGGTTCTGGACAAAAAAAGTGCGCAAACGCCGAAGCAATGTAAAATAA